Proteins from a single region of Desulfolutivibrio sulfoxidireducens:
- a CDS encoding AsmA family protein, which translates to MSTPSDHPPAPVLVSPGKKRLRPRPWVFVLLGLLLAVGVFVLPQAINLSLGQQRLKEYAELSLSQAFGRKVTVSGEARLTSLPWMSLRVADLAVADAPGFGPEPFLSVGLVTVDIRIPPLFSRTIMPGAVTLASPTLRLKRDASDRGNWEDLPFFALQDRSGPALGAPDNGGGPHREDAPPGWEVVPLPSGIRIQDATVHFEDRRRGWSGALRHFTLATGRGERFDFHLSFDVTGLDPAVEAHINAKGTAGFDLERQSLSLEGALVESTLSVPGDERFAASPTDEAWRVTLRALVDFDSAQGRLAVRDVTAASADAQLTGRLEIQNLMVRPEATAALALRGQLDGPLGRLIGVAPPPGGEYDPIPPREPSATTNKIRSFLDFSSHSLGGGKKNLREDLALDMEITAGPDRVAVTALSLRFFSAIVTGQGEYLPGERPRLRATLSSEAVNLDRLPWPSGGPTWAIPTAFLQATDGLLRLDARGLTVGGVAVTDAHATAAMENGQIRLYPVSALTPGGTVAADLRGEVRGQALDVTAEVEIMNIAPRPDEPNKKINGQSLRTSVLVANGTVEAHGVKGNMSLTSPDPLAAAKSLGFGRGGGPAQNPLETTARAAFVLVPGRERSWERLELSGLRAHIGPGEIDGKLVVKNTPVPAVDMDLRLQTLDQDILAALSGLAGPSGDSRPRMPRIDASGRISVDKAALRGVEAKNLVVEGTASRDRVEASSISAEMFGGKLSGRVVAALGDQTNKLTVTAALTGADAAALTDKLLAGPCTVTATAEGEGQTLADLLAALKGRIEAEQNKDPKARKPGEAAFSKIKADIGFKGRPGRPENGPTEAPLSYDVTSNILLAGPGTLREVKADAQTVAAFGQGGVLFGQGKLSGTASLFLPGEKGDRTLPVTFATGFTIDPAKKAFAARNLTLEAAGSKGGGKIEKKGPEEGGKLSGSFEFPDINPRDVLPALGLATPPHTAEGDLRHGRLSFQVAETAGGTEIKGIALNLDDTQATGSVLFRNGLGRPKIDLDISHLDWDRYFPPKTGEVKPKGEGQDDPLPLAKIREYDAEARIRFGWLKKGNVTWKNGHTALSARGGVFSIRHEAADFYGGRFLAELKGDARDVVLKTSLDLQIDGFDAATLLKEWAEGDVLASGGTTFVLAIKTNGLTERALRRNISGSARFQVTRGALKIREPGSSPPAQELPPQTPAAQTAPAAPAAKPAEPKFDLLPFSVLSSSYTAREGVAVTSDFLIDGKDMRVTGSGSVDLRDESIDLAVVATLDSGNKVPATVKGPLEDPKLEIDRNKLVGDMVYRVLKGIITLPAKALGKILFID; encoded by the coding sequence ATGAGCACGCCTTCCGACCACCCCCCCGCTCCCGTGCTTGTTTCGCCCGGGAAAAAACGTCTGCGCCCAAGGCCCTGGGTGTTTGTGCTGCTCGGCCTGCTGTTGGCGGTGGGGGTCTTTGTCCTGCCCCAGGCCATAAACCTGTCCCTCGGCCAGCAAAGACTTAAAGAATACGCCGAACTGTCCCTGTCTCAGGCATTTGGACGCAAGGTGACCGTCAGCGGCGAGGCCCGCCTGACCTCCCTGCCCTGGATGTCCCTGCGCGTGGCCGATCTGGCCGTGGCCGACGCGCCGGGCTTCGGGCCGGAGCCCTTTTTGTCCGTGGGCCTGGTCACGGTGGACATCCGCATCCCGCCGCTGTTCTCCCGGACCATCATGCCCGGGGCCGTCACCCTGGCAAGCCCCACCCTGCGCCTCAAGCGCGACGCCTCGGACCGGGGCAACTGGGAGGATCTGCCCTTTTTCGCGCTCCAGGACCGGAGCGGCCCGGCCCTGGGAGCCCCGGACAACGGCGGCGGCCCCCACCGCGAGGATGCCCCTCCGGGGTGGGAGGTGGTCCCGCTGCCAAGCGGCATCCGCATCCAGGACGCCACCGTGCATTTCGAGGACCGCCGCCGGGGCTGGTCCGGGGCGTTGCGGCACTTCACCCTGGCCACGGGCCGGGGCGAACGCTTCGACTTTCACCTGTCTTTCGACGTCACCGGCCTTGACCCGGCTGTGGAGGCCCATATCAACGCCAAGGGCACGGCCGGTTTCGACCTGGAACGGCAAAGCCTGTCCCTGGAGGGGGCGCTGGTGGAATCGACGCTGTCCGTTCCTGGTGACGAGCGCTTCGCCGCATCCCCCACGGACGAGGCCTGGAGGGTGACGCTTCGAGCCCTGGTCGATTTCGATTCGGCCCAGGGGCGGCTCGCGGTACGCGACGTTACGGCCGCGTCCGCGGATGCCCAACTTACCGGCCGGCTCGAAATCCAAAACCTCATGGTCCGGCCCGAGGCCACGGCGGCCCTGGCCCTGCGCGGCCAGCTCGACGGACCACTAGGCCGGCTGATCGGGGTCGCCCCCCCCCCCGGCGGCGAGTACGACCCCATCCCGCCCCGGGAGCCCTCCGCGACGACGAACAAAATCCGTTCGTTCCTCGATTTTTCCTCCCACTCCCTGGGTGGAGGGAAAAAAAACCTACGCGAAGACTTGGCCCTGGACATGGAGATCACCGCCGGTCCGGACCGGGTCGCGGTCACGGCGCTTTCCCTGCGTTTTTTTTCGGCCATCGTGACCGGCCAGGGGGAATATCTGCCTGGCGAGCGCCCGCGCTTACGCGCCACCCTCTCTTCCGAGGCCGTGAATCTGGACCGCCTGCCCTGGCCCTCCGGCGGCCCGACCTGGGCGATCCCCACCGCCTTCCTCCAGGCCACGGACGGCCTCCTGCGCCTGGATGCCCGCGGCCTGACCGTGGGGGGCGTCGCCGTGACGGACGCCCATGCCACGGCGGCCATGGAAAACGGCCAGATCCGCCTTTACCCCGTCTCGGCCCTGACCCCGGGCGGAACCGTGGCGGCGGACCTGCGCGGCGAGGTCCGGGGACAGGCCCTGGACGTGACCGCCGAGGTCGAAATCATGAACATAGCGCCCAGGCCTGACGAGCCAAACAAAAAGATCAACGGCCAGTCCCTGCGGACCTCGGTCCTCGTCGCCAACGGCACGGTGGAGGCCCACGGGGTCAAGGGCAATATGTCCCTGACCAGCCCTGATCCCCTTGCGGCGGCAAAATCCCTTGGATTCGGCCGAGGCGGCGGCCCGGCCCAAAATCCCCTGGAAACGACGGCCAGGGCGGCCTTTGTCCTGGTCCCCGGCCGGGAACGGAGTTGGGAACGTCTGGAACTGTCGGGCCTGCGCGCCCACATCGGACCAGGCGAGATCGACGGCAAGCTGGTCGTCAAAAACACCCCGGTCCCGGCTGTGGACATGGACCTGCGGCTGCAAACCCTGGACCAGGACATCCTCGCCGCGCTCTCCGGGCTTGCCGGCCCTTCCGGCGACTCCCGGCCCCGGATGCCGCGGATTGACGCCAGCGGCAGGATATCCGTGGACAAGGCGGCCCTGCGCGGCGTCGAGGCCAAGAATCTGGTCGTCGAGGGAACAGCCTCCAGGGACCGGGTTGAGGCCTCCTCCATCAGCGCGGAGATGTTCGGCGGAAAGCTCTCCGGCCGGGTCGTGGCCGCGCTTGGGGACCAGACGAACAAGCTGACCGTGACCGCCGCCCTGACCGGCGCCGACGCCGCCGCGCTGACGGACAAGCTCCTGGCCGGCCCCTGCACCGTCACCGCCACCGCCGAAGGCGAGGGCCAGACCCTGGCGGACCTGCTTGCCGCCCTCAAGGGCCGCATTGAGGCTGAGCAAAACAAGGACCCCAAGGCCCGTAAGCCCGGGGAGGCGGCCTTCTCCAAAATCAAGGCCGACATCGGATTCAAGGGCCGCCCCGGCCGCCCCGAAAACGGCCCAACTGAAGCCCCCCTGTCCTATGACGTCACCTCGAATATCCTTCTGGCCGGACCGGGGACCCTGCGCGAGGTCAAGGCCGACGCCCAGACCGTGGCCGCCTTCGGCCAGGGTGGCGTGCTCTTCGGCCAGGGCAAGCTTTCCGGCACGGCCAGCCTCTTTTTGCCCGGCGAGAAAGGCGATCGGACCCTGCCCGTGACCTTCGCCACCGGCTTCACCATCGATCCGGCCAAGAAGGCTTTCGCCGCGCGCAACCTGACCCTGGAGGCGGCCGGAAGCAAGGGCGGCGGCAAGATCGAGAAAAAAGGTCCGGAAGAGGGCGGCAAGCTGTCCGGTTCCTTCGAATTTCCGGATATAAACCCCCGGGACGTCCTGCCGGCCCTGGGCCTGGCCACGCCGCCCCACACCGCCGAAGGCGACCTGCGCCACGGCAGGCTCTCCTTCCAGGTGGCCGAGACCGCGGGCGGGACGGAAATCAAGGGCATCGCCCTCAACCTCGACGACACCCAGGCCACGGGCTCGGTGCTTTTCCGAAACGGACTCGGCCGTCCAAAGATCGACCTGGACATCTCCCACCTGGACTGGGACCGCTATTTTCCGCCAAAAACCGGCGAGGTCAAACCCAAGGGCGAGGGACAGGACGATCCCCTCCCCCTGGCCAAAATCCGCGAATACGACGCCGAAGCCCGCATCCGCTTCGGGTGGCTCAAAAAGGGGAACGTCACCTGGAAGAACGGACACACGGCCCTCTCGGCCAGGGGCGGCGTCTTTTCCATTCGCCACGAGGCCGCCGACTTCTACGGCGGCCGGTTTCTGGCCGAACTCAAGGGCGACGCCCGGGACGTGGTGCTCAAAACCTCCCTGGACCTGCAGATCGACGGGTTCGACGCGGCCACCTTGCTTAAGGAATGGGCCGAGGGGGACGTGTTGGCCTCGGGCGGCACCACCTTTGTTTTGGCCATCAAGACCAATGGGCTCACGGAACGGGCCCTGCGCCGCAACATCTCCGGCAGCGCCCGCTTCCAGGTCACCCGGGGGGCGCTCAAGATCAGGGAACCCGGAAGCTCGCCCCCGGCCCAGGAACTTCCTCCGCAGACCCCGGCCGCGCAGACGGCGCCCGCCGCGCCGGCCGCAAAACCAGCCGAGCCCAAATTCGACCTGTTGCCCTTCTCCGTGCTCTCCTCGTCCTATACGGCCCGCGAGGGCGTGGCCGTCACCAGCGACTTCCTCATCGACGGCAAGGACATGCGGGTCACCGGCAGCGGCTCCGTGGATTTGCGCGACGAATCCATCGACCTGGCCGTGGTGGCCACCCTGGACAGCGGCAACAAGGTCCCGGCCACGGTCAAAGGCCCCCTGGAGGACCCCAAGCTGGAAATAGACCGCAACAAGCTGGTCGGCGACATGGTCTACCGCGTGCTGAAGGGCATCATCACCCTGCCGGCCAAGGCCCTGGGCAAAATCCTGTTCATCGACTGA
- the purN gene encoding phosphoribosylglycinamide formyltransferase yields MKTPVAVLLSGSGSNLQAMIDKVQAGVIEADIRLVLSNRADAFGLTRAAKRGIPTAVVEHGAYPCREAFDAALLAAIAKSGARVVVLAGFMRILGPEIVSAFAGRMLNIHPALLPSFPGVHGQPDAARHGVKISGCTVHFVDEKMDHGPIVIQAAVPALADDDGKALGARILALEHRIYPQAVHWLCTGRLHVRGRHVHLDPADVPPADMAGAGPCLVNPPLEQGF; encoded by the coding sequence GTGAAGACGCCCGTGGCCGTGCTTCTCTCCGGGTCCGGATCGAACCTCCAGGCCATGATCGACAAGGTCCAGGCCGGGGTCATCGAGGCGGACATCCGGCTGGTGCTCTCCAACCGGGCCGACGCCTTCGGCCTGACCCGGGCCGCGAAGCGGGGCATCCCCACGGCCGTGGTGGAACATGGGGCCTACCCCTGCCGCGAGGCCTTTGACGCCGCGCTTCTGGCGGCCATCGCCAAGTCCGGGGCCCGGGTCGTGGTCCTGGCCGGGTTCATGCGCATCCTCGGCCCGGAAATCGTTTCGGCCTTTGCCGGGCGCATGCTGAACATCCATCCGGCCCTTCTGCCGAGCTTTCCCGGGGTGCACGGCCAACCCGACGCGGCCCGGCACGGGGTGAAGATTTCCGGATGCACCGTGCACTTCGTGGACGAGAAGATGGACCACGGGCCCATCGTCATTCAGGCCGCGGTGCCGGCCCTGGCCGACGACGACGGCAAGGCTCTGGGGGCGCGCATCCTGGCCCTGGAGCATCGCATCTATCCCCAGGCCGTGCACTGGCTGTGCACGGGCAGGCTTCACGTCCGGGGCCGCCATGTGCACCTGGACCCGGCGGACGTTCCCCCGGCCGACATGGCCGGCGCCGGCCCCTGCCTGGTCAACCCGCCCCTGGAACAGGGGTTTTGA
- a CDS encoding methyltransferase family protein, whose protein sequence is MNRWGAGTALYRASLCYTKLAFLYDELLFAAVARPYVKYLPVRPVGTALVLLGIAIYAAAIMRLYQSYDTSRLETGGIYAVLRHPMYAAWVVCIIPGVSLLAGGFLVLTAPLFTAFVYRLAIRHEEVWLESTFGETYRAYRARVGGVVPGLTG, encoded by the coding sequence ATGAATCGATGGGGAGCGGGAACGGCCCTGTACCGGGCCTCCCTGTGCTACACCAAGCTGGCCTTTTTATACGACGAACTGCTTTTTGCCGCTGTGGCCCGGCCCTACGTCAAATACCTGCCCGTGCGTCCCGTCGGGACCGCGCTTGTGCTCCTGGGCATCGCCATCTACGCGGCGGCCATCATGCGCCTGTACCAGTCCTATGACACGAGCCGCCTGGAAACGGGCGGCATCTACGCCGTGCTGCGCCATCCCATGTACGCGGCCTGGGTGGTGTGCATCATCCCCGGGGTCTCACTTCTGGCCGGCGGCTTTTTGGTGCTCACCGCGCCGCTTTTCACCGCCTTTGTCTATCGCCTGGCCATCCGCCACGAGGAGGTTTGGCTGGAATCCACGTTCGGCGAGACCTACCGGGCCTACCGGGCCAGGGTGGGCGGGGTGGTTCCGGGCCTGACCGGCTGA
- the aroC gene encoding chorismate synthase: MSGNTFGRLFRLTTFGESHGPALGGVVDGCPPGIPLDEAMIQRELDRRKPGGSPISTPRKEPDLVRLLSGVFEGVTTGTPIGFGIENTCQRSSDYDALKNLFRPGHADIAYRAKYGRRDHRGGGRSSARETVCRVAGGAVAQELLAACGIAVTAYTVEFGGIASPVEDPERVWDRPFFAASAEAVPAFTARAREAVAAGDSLGGVVEVVATGVPAGLGEPVFDKLDARLAFALMGVGAVKGVEIGSGFAAARMTGSENNDPLVPAGTPPVSNNAGGILGGISCGAPIVVRAAVKPIPSIGLPQATVDTDGNPATIVVGGRHDRSAIPRIVPVLKAMVLLTLADFVLLQRRMG; this comes from the coding sequence ATGAGCGGCAACACCTTCGGACGGCTTTTTCGGCTGACCACCTTCGGCGAATCCCACGGCCCGGCTCTGGGCGGGGTGGTGGACGGCTGTCCGCCGGGCATCCCGCTTGACGAGGCCATGATCCAGCGCGAGCTGGACCGGCGAAAGCCCGGCGGGAGCCCGATCTCCACCCCGCGCAAGGAGCCGGACCTGGTGCGTCTGCTCTCCGGGGTGTTCGAGGGTGTGACCACGGGCACGCCCATCGGGTTTGGCATCGAAAACACCTGCCAGCGCTCTTCGGACTACGACGCCCTGAAAAATCTTTTCCGGCCGGGCCACGCGGACATCGCCTACCGGGCCAAGTACGGCCGGCGCGACCACCGTGGCGGCGGCCGGTCCTCGGCCCGGGAAACGGTCTGCCGGGTGGCCGGCGGGGCCGTGGCCCAGGAGCTTCTGGCCGCCTGCGGCATCGCCGTGACGGCCTACACTGTGGAGTTCGGCGGCATCGCGTCCCCGGTCGAGGACCCGGAAAGGGTCTGGGACCGGCCCTTTTTCGCGGCCTCGGCCGAGGCCGTCCCGGCGTTTACGGCCCGGGCGCGCGAGGCCGTGGCCGCCGGGGACAGCCTGGGCGGCGTCGTGGAGGTGGTGGCCACGGGCGTGCCCGCCGGGCTCGGGGAGCCGGTTTTCGACAAGCTGGACGCCCGGCTGGCCTTTGCCCTTATGGGTGTGGGCGCGGTCAAGGGCGTGGAGATCGGGTCGGGATTCGCGGCGGCCAGGATGACCGGGTCGGAGAACAACGACCCCCTGGTCCCGGCCGGGACGCCCCCGGTGTCCAACAACGCCGGGGGCATCCTGGGCGGCATTTCGTGCGGCGCGCCCATCGTGGTCCGGGCGGCGGTCAAGCCCATTCCCTCCATCGGTCTTCCCCAAGCCACGGTCGATACGGACGGCAACCCGGCCACCATCGTTGTCGGCGGCCGCCACGACCGCAGCGCCATCCCGCGCATCGTGCCGGTCTTAAAGGCCATGGTCCTTCTGACTTTGGCGGACTTCGTCCTTTTGCAGCGGCGCATGGGTTGA
- the cobA gene encoding uroporphyrinogen-III C-methyltransferase — MPKVYLLGAGPGDPGLLTLKAKAVLETADVVVYDYLANKSFLDFCRPDAVIHYVGKKGGDHTLPQDQINRLLVEKAKEGKVVARLKGGDPYVFGRGAEEAEELLDAGVSFEVVPGVTSAVAAPAYAGIPLTHRAYASSVSFITGHEDPTKPGSAHDWDALAKSASTLVFFMGVKNLPEIARNLMAAGRPGTTPAALVRWGTTCRHRSLAADLASIAEKAQAAGFAAPSLLVVGEVVRLRDRLGWFEKRPLLGKGVVVTRSREQASDLVRLLSDQGACCYEFPSIAIAPLADDAPVRRAGRELASFDWVIFTSANGVAHFFAVLAAEGLDARTFGQARVAAIGPATEKALGERGIRADFVPERFVAESVVEGLLGLGVAGKRVLIPRARQAREVLPEKLAEAGAEVTVLPVYETRPADQDPGEILDAMRAGEIGYVTFTSSSTVDNFFAKIPPETFREFTPGVQCAVIGPITARTLANYGFTPDVSAEEFTIPALARAIADHAARENEIRP, encoded by the coding sequence ATGCCCAAGGTGTATCTGCTCGGCGCCGGCCCCGGCGATCCGGGCCTGCTCACGCTCAAGGCCAAGGCCGTGCTGGAGACGGCCGACGTGGTGGTCTACGACTATCTGGCCAACAAGTCCTTCCTGGATTTTTGCCGCCCCGACGCGGTGATCCACTATGTGGGGAAAAAGGGCGGGGACCACACCTTGCCCCAGGACCAGATCAACAGACTCCTGGTGGAAAAGGCCAAGGAAGGCAAGGTGGTGGCCCGGCTCAAGGGCGGCGACCCCTACGTCTTCGGCCGGGGGGCCGAGGAGGCCGAGGAGCTTCTCGACGCCGGGGTTTCCTTCGAGGTGGTGCCCGGAGTGACCTCGGCTGTGGCCGCGCCGGCATACGCCGGCATCCCCCTGACGCATCGGGCCTACGCCTCGTCGGTGAGCTTCATCACCGGCCACGAGGACCCGACCAAGCCCGGAAGCGCCCACGACTGGGATGCCCTGGCGAAAAGCGCCTCCACCCTGGTCTTTTTCATGGGGGTCAAAAACCTGCCCGAGATCGCCCGAAACCTCATGGCCGCCGGCCGTCCGGGCACGACCCCGGCCGCGTTGGTGCGCTGGGGCACGACATGCCGCCACCGTTCCCTGGCCGCCGATCTGGCGAGCATCGCCGAAAAGGCCCAGGCCGCCGGGTTCGCCGCGCCCTCGCTTCTGGTGGTGGGCGAGGTGGTCAGGCTGCGGGACCGGCTTGGCTGGTTCGAAAAAAGGCCTCTTTTGGGCAAGGGCGTGGTGGTCACCAGAAGCCGGGAGCAGGCCAGCGACCTGGTGCGGCTTTTGTCCGACCAGGGGGCCTGCTGTTACGAGTTTCCGTCCATCGCCATCGCGCCCCTGGCCGACGACGCGCCGGTGCGCCGGGCCGGCCGGGAGCTTGCGTCCTTTGATTGGGTGATTTTCACCTCGGCCAACGGGGTGGCCCATTTTTTCGCCGTCCTTGCAGCCGAGGGCCTGGACGCCCGGACCTTTGGCCAGGCCAGGGTGGCGGCCATCGGCCCGGCCACGGAAAAGGCCCTTGGCGAGCGCGGCATCCGCGCGGACTTTGTGCCCGAACGCTTCGTGGCTGAATCCGTGGTCGAGGGGCTTCTCGGGCTTGGCGTGGCCGGAAAGCGGGTGCTCATCCCCCGGGCGCGGCAGGCCCGGGAGGTGCTTCCGGAAAAGCTGGCCGAGGCCGGGGCCGAGGTCACGGTCCTGCCGGTCTACGAGACCCGGCCCGCCGACCAGGACCCCGGGGAGATCCTCGACGCCATGCGCGCCGGCGAGATCGGCTACGTGACGTTTACCTCCTCCTCCACCGTGGACAACTTTTTCGCCAAGATTCCGCCCGAGACCTTCCGGGAATTCACCCCAGGGGTCCAATGCGCGGTCATCGGCCCGATCACGGCCAGGACCCTGGCGAACTACGGCTTCACCCCGGACGTTTCGGCCGAGGAGTTCACGATCCCGGCCCTGGCCCGGGCCATCGCCGACCATGCGGCGCGGGAAAATGAGATCCGGCCGTGA
- a CDS encoding DUF1835 domain-containing protein: protein MITHITSGDIAGASLAKAGLPGEIFVWHDILYDGPRQPGWPSENTLNARALFLEELTAGGMDRDSILKVLHDQYQRLIEAASSGRIVLWFDACLFDQSMLAHILTCLVHTGKKEAELVCVDAFPGIEPFHGLGQLHPEQFASLYTGRRPVTDEQFRFATVVDTAFATQDAALLTELSEMADPPFLWLPAAATRWLQEQPDPLTGLGRLEGLALAAIRAGCEIPCEIIRSVAAAETPPKFWGDTTLWAKINGLADHVPPLVRIEGPGGRLPQWESQVSLKDFKITALPGLPLRATTDIRA from the coding sequence ATGATAACGCACATCACGAGCGGCGACATCGCGGGCGCAAGCTTGGCAAAGGCCGGTCTTCCAGGAGAAATCTTCGTCTGGCATGATATTCTCTATGATGGTCCCCGGCAGCCGGGTTGGCCAAGTGAAAATACTCTCAACGCCCGTGCGCTGTTTTTGGAGGAGCTCACCGCAGGAGGTATGGACCGGGACTCCATTCTAAAAGTACTCCACGATCAGTATCAGAGGCTTATTGAAGCAGCATCCAGTGGACGTATAGTACTGTGGTTCGACGCGTGTCTTTTTGACCAGTCCATGCTTGCACATATCCTCACGTGCCTAGTTCATACAGGAAAAAAGGAAGCGGAACTCGTCTGTGTTGACGCATTCCCGGGGATCGAGCCATTCCATGGACTCGGACAACTGCATCCTGAACAATTTGCGTCGCTTTATACCGGAAGGCGTCCCGTCACAGACGAGCAATTCAGGTTTGCAACTGTTGTGGACACGGCCTTTGCAACACAGGATGCCGCTTTGCTCACTGAATTGTCGGAAATGGCCGATCCGCCTTTCCTCTGGCTTCCGGCGGCGGCAACACGATGGCTCCAGGAACAACCCGACCCGCTGACCGGTTTGGGGAGGCTCGAAGGCCTTGCCCTCGCGGCGATCCGGGCCGGTTGCGAAATACCGTGCGAGATTATCAGGTCAGTGGCTGCCGCCGAGACGCCACCCAAATTCTGGGGTGATACGACACTGTGGGCCAAAATCAATGGACTTGCGGACCATGTGCCTCCCCTCGTGCGGATAGAGGGACCCGGCGGCAGGTTGCCGCAATGGGAGAGCCAGGTCTCGCTCAAGGATTTCAAAATCACGGCCCTGCCCGGCCTGCCACTACGCGCCACGACTGACATCCGCGCGTGA